Proteins encoded within one genomic window of Bremerella alba:
- a CDS encoding Rne/Rng family ribonuclease: MKKEMLINVSQPEECRIAIVEDGILEEFYLERSSQENFVGNIYKGVVVNLEPSIQAAFVDFGVGKNGFLHISDVEPQYFRQGGYDPAAQYDRPEDLAASRFGSDFGEDDDSDDNGDSDDDGPSDGGGTKTQQRRGRRQRPGARPRVKPPIQEIFKRGDEVLVQVIKEGIGNKGPTLSTYISIPGRYLVLMPALGRVGVSRKIEDDQVRRRLRGTLLDLEPPKGLGFIVRTAGQDRTKKDLSRDMAYLLRLWRLIVRRIRKTTGPCEIYEESDMIIRTIRDIFAADVDAIYIDRKEQYEAAKEFLQLVMPRFVDRLHRHDAKDALFRKYNLDEEIAKIHQREVPLSRGGSIVIDQTEALVAIDVNSGNFRYDGSSEEAAYHLNLLAAKEIARQLRLRDLGGVIVNDFIDMRREKHRANVERALKDAVKRDRARTKILRTSPFGLIEMTRQRVRPSLKRSIFRDCPCCSGRGVVKSSESMAIEVTRVLIAAAQQPKASQINCRVNEEVAAYLNNKKRREIAVIEDDNRVVVHIIGSESVFPEHVEVECKDAEGRRIYMTDPHDASRNGRR, from the coding sequence ATGAAAAAAGAGATGCTGATCAACGTATCGCAGCCGGAAGAATGCCGGATTGCGATCGTGGAAGATGGAATTCTGGAAGAGTTCTATCTTGAGCGGAGCAGCCAGGAGAACTTTGTCGGCAACATCTATAAGGGTGTTGTCGTTAATCTTGAGCCGAGTATTCAAGCAGCGTTTGTCGACTTTGGTGTCGGCAAGAATGGCTTTCTCCACATTAGCGACGTCGAGCCGCAGTATTTTCGCCAGGGTGGATATGACCCGGCCGCTCAGTACGATCGTCCCGAAGATTTAGCCGCATCGCGGTTTGGCAGTGACTTCGGCGAGGACGATGATAGCGACGACAATGGCGACTCGGACGACGACGGTCCCTCAGACGGAGGTGGAACCAAAACTCAGCAGCGTCGCGGTCGTCGGCAACGTCCCGGGGCACGTCCACGTGTTAAGCCACCTATTCAAGAGATCTTCAAGCGAGGCGACGAAGTCCTCGTGCAGGTCATCAAGGAAGGGATCGGTAACAAGGGGCCAACCTTATCGACCTATATCAGCATTCCAGGGCGCTACCTGGTCTTGATGCCGGCACTTGGTCGAGTCGGTGTTTCTCGCAAGATTGAAGACGACCAGGTTCGTCGTCGCTTACGCGGCACGCTTTTGGATCTTGAGCCGCCCAAGGGGTTGGGGTTCATTGTCCGCACAGCCGGACAAGATCGAACGAAGAAAGACCTGTCCCGCGACATGGCGTACCTGCTTCGCCTGTGGCGTTTGATTGTTCGCCGAATTCGCAAGACGACTGGACCCTGCGAGATATACGAAGAGAGCGATATGATCATTCGCACTATTCGCGATATCTTTGCGGCCGATGTCGACGCGATTTATATCGATCGAAAAGAGCAGTACGAGGCTGCCAAGGAATTCCTGCAACTCGTAATGCCACGATTTGTCGATCGTTTGCATCGGCATGATGCGAAAGATGCCTTGTTCCGCAAATATAACCTGGACGAGGAAATCGCGAAGATTCACCAACGCGAAGTTCCCCTGTCCCGCGGTGGTTCGATCGTGATCGATCAGACCGAAGCCCTAGTGGCAATTGATGTGAACAGTGGAAACTTCCGTTACGACGGAAGCTCGGAAGAAGCGGCCTATCATCTAAACCTGTTGGCTGCCAAGGAAATCGCTCGCCAGCTTCGCCTGCGTGACCTTGGTGGAGTGATCGTCAATGACTTTATCGACATGCGACGCGAGAAGCATCGAGCCAACGTCGAGCGTGCCCTCAAGGATGCAGTCAAACGTGATCGAGCCCGTACGAAGATTCTGCGGACAAGTCCCTTCGGTTTGATCGAGATGACGCGTCAGCGTGTCCGGCCAAGTCTCAAGCGAAGCATCTTCCGAGATTGCCCCTGCTGCAGCGGCCGTGGCGTTGTGAAGTCGTCCGAGAGCATGGCGATTGAGGTAACGCGTGTCTTGATTGCTGCAGCCCAGCAGCCCAAGGCAAGCCAGATCAATTGCCGAGTTAACGAAGAAGTAGCTGCCTACCTGAATAACAAGAAACGTCGGGAAATTGCGGTTATCGAAGACGACAACCGGGTAGTTGTCCATATCATCGGCAGCGAATCGGTCTTTCCTGAGCATGTTGAGGTGGAATGTAAAGATGCGGAAGGCCGCCGTATTTACATGACCGATCCGCACGATGCTTCGCGCAATGGTCGACGCTAA
- the ptsP gene encoding phosphoenolpyruvate--protein phosphotransferase — protein sequence MRVFQGIAVSPGVAIAKAMVVDDKQPKVSRRFISRANVEAELKRLADAMDLVAEQIQTSQDEVATELGDQYGAIFSAHLQMVRDEKLNESLIDSIRYRHYTAEYAVSQSFARYIQFFERVPNPFLRERAGDFRDIEQRLLNVLFGADAKRKLAAKQPSIVIAHDLTPSEMANLDRVNIRGIVTEVGGPGSHSAIVAEALELPAVVGVGSHLREIQTDTTLIIDGHQGRVIVQPDEETILRYENEVEQQRQTKIKLRGLRDLPAVTADGETITLMANIEFPHEADACIERGASGVGLYRTEFLYLGQESEPTEEDHYQVYSKVIRDMQGSPIVIRTLDLGADKIFGDGHPPEQNPFLGLRSIRLSLRNTDQFRRQLRAILRASVLGDVSVMFPLVSTLHELRQAKMLLSDLMEDLEEQSIAFNRDLKVGIMVEVPSSVIMLDRFAQEIDFISIGTNDLVQYTLAVDRNNPDVAPLYNSCDPAVLRLIQMAVDSARKGDIDVTLCGQMGGNPVYTMLLIGMGLRSLSVTPSAIPEIKQICRTVSAQKCRELATRVRDMDNAWEIKRLLRENLRQLFPDDA from the coding sequence ATGCGAGTTTTCCAAGGGATTGCTGTCTCTCCTGGCGTGGCTATTGCCAAGGCCATGGTGGTCGACGATAAGCAGCCGAAGGTATCTCGCCGCTTTATTTCTCGAGCCAATGTCGAAGCGGAACTCAAACGTCTGGCTGACGCAATGGATCTGGTCGCCGAGCAAATTCAGACCAGCCAGGACGAAGTTGCCACGGAACTGGGAGATCAGTACGGAGCAATCTTCTCGGCTCATTTGCAGATGGTTCGTGACGAGAAGTTAAACGAGTCGCTCATCGACTCGATTCGTTATCGCCATTACACGGCCGAATACGCCGTCTCGCAGTCATTTGCTCGCTATATCCAGTTCTTCGAGCGTGTGCCGAATCCTTTCTTAAGGGAAAGGGCAGGTGATTTTCGCGACATCGAACAGCGTTTGCTCAATGTGTTGTTCGGCGCGGATGCCAAGCGAAAGCTCGCCGCCAAGCAGCCATCGATCGTGATCGCACACGATCTGACGCCCAGTGAAATGGCCAACCTGGATCGCGTGAATATCCGTGGGATCGTCACCGAGGTGGGGGGCCCTGGTAGCCACTCGGCGATCGTGGCCGAGGCCTTAGAGCTACCGGCCGTGGTTGGTGTCGGATCTCATCTTCGCGAGATTCAAACCGATACGACGCTGATCATCGACGGGCATCAAGGCAGGGTGATTGTCCAGCCTGACGAAGAGACGATCTTACGGTACGAGAATGAAGTCGAGCAGCAGCGTCAGACGAAGATCAAGCTTCGCGGTTTGCGTGACCTTCCTGCGGTTACGGCCGATGGCGAGACGATTACGTTGATGGCCAACATCGAGTTCCCGCACGAGGCCGACGCGTGTATCGAGCGCGGTGCCAGTGGCGTGGGGCTGTATCGGACAGAATTTCTTTACCTGGGCCAAGAAAGCGAGCCGACCGAAGAAGACCACTACCAGGTTTATTCCAAAGTCATTCGCGACATGCAGGGAAGCCCTATCGTTATTCGTACCTTGGATTTAGGTGCAGATAAGATTTTCGGTGATGGGCATCCGCCAGAGCAAAATCCGTTTCTAGGTCTGCGGAGTATCCGGCTTTCGTTGCGAAACACGGATCAGTTTCGCCGTCAGTTGAGGGCCATTCTAAGGGCCAGCGTGCTGGGTGACGTATCGGTGATGTTCCCTTTGGTGAGCACGCTTCACGAACTTCGTCAGGCCAAGATGCTGCTTTCCGACTTGATGGAAGATCTCGAAGAGCAGTCGATTGCCTTCAACCGAGACCTTAAAGTCGGCATTATGGTTGAGGTCCCGTCAAGCGTCATCATGCTGGACAGATTCGCTCAGGAAATCGATTTCATTAGTATTGGAACTAATGATTTGGTCCAGTATACATTAGCAGTAGACCGCAATAACCCAGACGTGGCGCCCCTTTACAATAGTTGTGACCCGGCCGTCCTGAGACTCATCCAGATGGCGGTCGATTCGGCTCGTAAGGGAGATATTGATGTCACCTTGTGCGGCCAAATGGGGGGGAATCCTGTTTACACCATGTTGCTAATTGGCATGGGTTTGCGTAGCTTGAGTGTTACGCCGAGCGCGATTCCAGAAATCAAACAAATATGCCGCACCGTCTCCGCTCAGAAATGTCGAGAGTTGGCGACCCGTGTGCGAGACATGGACAACGCATGGGAAATTAAACGATTGCTACGAGAGAACTTACGGCAATTGTTTCCCGATGATGCCTAA
- a CDS encoding diacylglycerol kinase, which yields MKNEMTPRGWIRKFGLAFSGLSWAIRTEGSFAVHLPAAALAFSGAALLQFNYVRWSILVLAVGSVIVAELLNTAIECLAKAVDDQPNEHIRVALDIGSAAILTSSLFAVVVGFFLFWQPLWLWWSPTLAN from the coding sequence ATGAAAAACGAAATGACACCTCGCGGTTGGATCCGCAAATTCGGCCTGGCTTTCTCAGGACTGTCGTGGGCCATTCGTACCGAAGGGAGTTTTGCGGTTCACCTGCCAGCGGCAGCGCTGGCTTTCTCTGGAGCGGCACTTCTCCAATTCAACTACGTTAGATGGTCGATCCTCGTTCTTGCCGTTGGCTCTGTCATCGTTGCTGAGCTATTGAACACGGCAATAGAATGCCTTGCCAAAGCGGTCGACGATCAACCGAACGAGCACATTCGGGTTGCGTTAGACATCGGCAGCGCGGCTATCCTAACCAGTAGCCTATTTGCTGTCGTCGTGGGCTTCTTTTTGTTCTGGCAGCCACTCTGGCTTTGGTGGAGCCCAACTTTGGCTAACTAG
- the rplU gene encoding 50S ribosomal protein L21, with protein MYAIIQEDGKQIKVEQGQELRIDFRFEATAGDALSFDNVLLVSGEDGVKIGKPTVDGASVKAEVVGVVQGEKLVIQKFRRRKNSKRKTGHRQLYTKVKISEIVA; from the coding sequence ATGTACGCGATTATTCAAGAAGACGGCAAGCAAATTAAAGTCGAACAAGGCCAAGAGTTACGGATCGATTTCCGCTTCGAGGCGACCGCCGGCGATGCTTTGTCGTTCGATAACGTTTTGTTGGTGTCTGGTGAAGACGGCGTCAAGATCGGCAAGCCTACGGTTGATGGCGCTTCGGTCAAAGCGGAAGTGGTTGGCGTCGTCCAAGGCGAAAAGCTGGTCATTCAAAAGTTCCGTCGTCGTAAGAACAGCAAACGCAAGACAGGCCATCGTCAGCTCTACACCAAAGTGAAGATCAGCGAGATCGTTGCTTAG